The genomic interval aaaataaataagtctagaaaataaaaactgcaacaataaaataaaataaaaaacagaaataaataaagaatggatgaaaaaaataataactaaaaacataaaagatataaaataaaggcaaaaaaataagataaagataaaagataaaaaaaaatctaaataagataaatataaaagatataaagcgatactaaataagtatatattgatcataaaaaggaaaagaattgaaagatgatcattcatttaatattttcttgaatggtataattaatgacgagaattGCACACTCTAGTAATGATGGAAcgagaatttttttaaatttttttttattttcttcattcataaaaaaataatttttaaactaaatattttaaatttattattatttttatttttattttgtaaaaactcaatttttattcattaattatatttctaactattttaaagattaaaaatatttattttttaatgcattcaaaattaaaattttcatttttttaatttattatttatttatttatttttgaaatggtactagataaggaaataaaaaataaaagggtgttagataggaaaataaaaacaaaagggtgctagatagggaaataaaaacaaaagagtgctagatggagaaataaaagtgtaaatggtgctagatagggaatttacTCTCCAAattcttacatttttttaaaatttgaataactctttccaataaaaaaaccacctatacaataaaaaaatacatatagaaaaattttaaaaaattatttatttttataattatttttaataaatatattttataattgagttatatatttttatttcaatagttattgtaaaatagtattttttttgtcaaaagaaaaaaagtgtaCAGATAATTCATCTtttaataaagaataatttatttatattttaaaatagttaaataacTTCTAGAAATAACGGTTACatctataattatatataaaaaaggagATCTCACCACTCAATTGGTTCTCACATCAAATCTTAcatatcaattaaaataatctCAATTTCCAATCACTCTTCCCACTACATTTTAAACAACTATATTTTGTGGTAAAATCATCATTCTTTTGTATTTATCATAAAGTGAATCCTAACCTCACGTAAACATCATGACACCCTTTGATCCCAAAACCAAAACCACCCATGTAAGAAGAGAAAAagcttgaagaagaagagaaacttaaataaaatgaagttatttaatcaattcatcatttttctGAAGTTGATCAGAAGAGAAAAATGCAGATACAAAGACACAACAGCGCGCCTGTGCTTCccctaaaatatatatatatatatatatatatatatatttaccttttaatgtatataatttattaaaaaaaatactccattattgatataatttaataacTAAATTCATTAACAAAACTGGTAGGTAAACTCAAAATAGATACATTAACactatttattttatgtcttatttaaggaaaaaattattagagTGTTCTATGCCGATGTTAACATCATTTGAGTGTGAAAACAAAATCTCCCATTTACgtcttatttttcattttctaaattacatatattttatttttagagtTTATTTAACCAAtgctaataaataaattttaaaatttagttctACTTTATAATTAGAGTATATATAACACAGATACGAATATGGATACGGACACTGACACGATACGGATACGGACACAAAGATACGCATAATCTaaaaaatgtaggacacggagacacaaatctatatataatataattttgaattatataaattgaaaataaatatttatgtgtaaaagtatgtttcagattcttttgggagcaagaaaatatttttcatgactgattcaaaagaatttgttccttatttttataattataataaaaatttatacaataaaattgagtttttagaaaattattgtatttatacccttttaaaattgtattagaaccgtgctagaattttcaaaaatccaacaaatatttttttaattgaacacttcaccgataagtGTCGTACGAGTGTCGTACGAGTGTCTGATCCCACATTAACATGtacttcattttccttttcaattttcaaaatagatatttttttataagaattaacACACTAactaataaattcaaaataattaacaCACTAactaataaattcaaaatattaattgtaATTTCTAGTTAAAGTTGTCTGATGACACTAATTTCAAGCCAAAAATAACATTGTTTTGACTTTGTTCTCCAttctaaataaaaacaaaaacttataCTTTTAACACCCAATCCCTTCTGTGGGCAACCGTAGTCCGATGTCTATGGGAACAAAGAAACTCCATTGTCTTCAATCAAAAAGCTGTAGATGTAGAAGAAGTTTTCCACAATGCCCAACTTAAATCGTGGCTATGGTTGAAACACAAGGAACATGATTTTTGTTACTCCTATGCAGAATGGGTTATGAACCCGCTGACATACATTTGCAGTATCAAATAACAAGGGGAGGCATATAGCAGGCTAGACGGGATAATGGTGGTGCTGCTGGAAAGAAGGAGGGTAAGGACTAGGTAATGGCCACTATGGTCAGAGAAAGGAAGTGAAATGGGTACAGTAGGTCTCTGAAGTAGCAAATCTGGAGAGGGTGATACCACAATCGGTGAGCGTCGAAGGTATGCAAgtcaacatgatcgtcggtcgGCGAAGTGGTGCTTTACATAAGTTAACTTGGTTGCCGATCGGTGAAGCGGCCTGACCCATTTGTATGTAGTCGGTGATCGCCAATTGTGCAAagttcaacatgatcgccggtaaTTGAAACGGCGATTTCAACATGATTGCCGGTTGATCCCCTTTTCTTGCAGACGGCGATCGTAGATGGCAACGCTCAACATGACCATGATCGCCGGTTATATAAAACGGCGATGATCAATATGATCACCGATCGAGGAAGCGGCGTTTCCCTTATGTGAGTAATCGGTGGTCGCCGTAGCTACTTGAAGCGGCGTTCCCCTTATGTgagtagtcggtggtcgccgtaggtatgcaaagatcaacatgatcgccggttggtGACGCGGCGTTCTCCATCCAACAGGATCGCCGATCGACGAAGCGGCATTCACCATATGTGTAATCGGTGGTCGCCGATGTTGGTTTTTTTGGGTAGGGTTTTCCCACTTTAAGGTTGTTCTGCTCCAACCATAAGGGAGACTTGCGCTTGTGGACGGTATAGGAAGTCCACTTCTGGTTattgtatatgggttgggatacctctgaagtatcccctttaattttatttattcattactgataaaaaaaaaaacacccaaTCCCTTCCTCTTCCCACAAACTCTTTTCATTCTATCATGTTTTGTCTTTCCCTTTTCCATTTTTCTCCTCcccttttatataattttttgacATCTTAGGGTGTTTATTTTGTAGGTGGATGAGGTTTATGCAATAGAGAACAAATTGGAGATCTATGGTGTTTACATCATTGCCCAAAGTTATTCCGAGCAAGAACAAGAAGCaagataaaaaggaaaagagaagGCTACGGTGACACTGGTGCAATGGAAAAAACATAGAGGAAATTGTTGGCATCATGGTTTAAACAATTAAGAGATGCCAAATTTATTACAGCACTATGATACACttaattgataaataaaaaaaaaacagtagtGAGCCATGAAGATATTTTCTTACAAATGTTACCATGAACATTTCTGTACGAAATACTTGAATGGTTTGCTAACGCCGCTGGAAATTAAACATTTTCACTGATATAGCAAAGACCAATGCAAAAACAACCGTGAATGCAACCATCACAGCTgcaaccactccaagaaaatcatGCTTGAAACCAAAGTAACTTCTCACAAAGCCTTCCACTGTTGTTGTCCCATCACTGGATTCAATGCTTTGCTTTATATCTCCATATTGTGAAGCCACCAATCCATACAAACTCCAAGAAATTGGATTTGCCCAACTGTACCACCTCCACCATACTGGGATCCTCTGGTAGACCATGCCAAAAAGGAATATTCTCATAAATTTGCTACCTTCTATGCTTGGAGAGTATGAATCTATTGTGCACTAAATATGAAAGGAAGATGAAACTTACTGGCCGTGGGACTATGAATCCTGAGAAGATATTCCACACTGCATAAAATCCAGCAGAAACTATAGCGGAGATGTGTTGGTTAGGGGTCACTGCCACTGCCATCATTCCATAGTAGGTGAAGTACAGGAAGGTAAAGTACATGAAGAATAGGCACCAGAAAAATTTAGCCACTGTCCACTCATAACCAATCATTGCATAAATTATAATGCTATAGGCTACAGCTTGTCCAAGTACATACGGGACCTCAATCAGAACCTGCAACAGAAATATAGATTAGAAAGTAGGAATACAGAGGTAAATTATTCACTCTTAATGAAATAAATACAAGTAATAATTTCAAATCCTGGTAATAATCACCTTAATTACTAACACATATAAAGTATCAATTACCTTTGGATTTGACTCCTCTAAAGTGAGTTACTTTTTTTAGAGTTTAGAGGTTGAAGTAACTAATCCTGGTCGTTGACGAAAAACTTAATGAATATAAATTTCCAACATATTCATGATTTTTATGCATGCATACATAATATTAACAGTTGATTTTTTCATCAGTGATTGAGATCACTTATTTTTCATTCACTTTCTATATCAAGTGTAGTGAAGATTATGATTTAGGATGAAATAACACTCAAATAAAAGAAACGTATTTAGAAAGTGGAATTGCTTGCCTGGGCAAAAGCATATGGAAATGCTGAATACATTCCAGCTGCTCTTTCCCTATAAAAGACTGTCCGCTCAACAGCAACTACTGACTGCACTGAATTAGAATTCTTAACTCCAAGAAGGAGAACAGTAGCATACATGGAGCCCATGGCATTGAAAAGATCCTGTTGCTTTTCACTACAATAATTGATGGACAAATTTCATGTTTGATGAAATAGTAGCAACAAAACAAATGAGATTGTTCAAGTTTCTTGTTTGATCTTACATATTTGAGCCAAGGTTCCAAAACATGCTCCCAAGCAAAACAGCTACAATAGTTGAGTATAAAAATCTTAGGGCAGTGTATTGAGGATTGTGCCAATAAGACCAATGTTGTTTCCATAAGCAAGCCATGCATTGGGTGAAGAAGGAAGTTGAGTACTGTGATGGAAAATAAAGGTCTTTTGAACCAGGAGATGGAGTACTAAATTCTGTAACAAGTACTTTAGTTCTCCTGAGACAAATGCCAAAGATCATATATCAGCAATAATTCTACTTCtgaattgaaaataattctaataataaacaaaatattattgcAACTTTTAGACCTTAAGTGCTTTCTATCGGATTACTTTCGAGTCTGTAGTTTTATTACACCATACAACTGGAAATACCTGTATAACTCTGAATTTTTGTACACCTCGGCAAAATCAATCCCCAATTCCATTTCTTTTGCTGAACTTGTGATTTCCAACATCCATGTTGCTGGATTATAGCCATCTTTAATCTTACCGATACCTTGGATTTCCTTCAAAATAAAAGCGTGACACAAGTGAAACTTTTGCATGAAGATTGATTTGAAGCAAAACATGAGTTCAGTATTCCATAGCATTTTTATTTTCACCTCAAAGTAAGTAATTAAATTGGAAGAATGAAGTCCAAGTGGCCCCACATATATCTCTTGCCCCCCTTGCTTCATTAGAAAAAGCTGCATTTTGTCGTCACAAAAAGGTTAGAAACTTGGTTACGGAAGAGAGCAGAACAAAATTTGCTAACTGATTCTATTTTTCACCTCATCAAATGATTCAAATATGTCTATGCTAGGCTGATGGATTGTACAAACAACTGTTCTTCCAGTGTCTACAGTGTTCCTAACCGTTCTCATGACAATAGCAGCTGCTCTTGCATCTAGCCCAGAAGTTGGCTCATCCATGAATATTATGGAAGGATTTGCTACAAGTTCAACTGCAATTGTCAACCTTTTACGTTGCTCTATTGAGAGACCATTAACACCTGGCAATCCCACTAATGCATGCCTTAGAGGTTTCAATTCCACAAGTTCCATGACTTCCTCAATGAACATCTGCAATCATAAATCAGCGTCAAACATcaaagtgatttttttattgtttaacaCTAATAATATTGTTTCCTTTGTTACTTATGACTTAACAATTCTAGTTTTGGCGCTTACAAATTACTGAAAAAAATTTACTAGCAAAATCTTACGTATGGGCTAGTCACAACTCAATCCAAAAAAGGTACGTACTGGATTACTTGAATAAGTCAcattatgttttcaaactaGTTGGCAGCCTTTGTTAAACTACAATGAATTAGCATGAATGGCAGTAAAAGGCATAACATTTAGATACCAACCTTTCTGGTTTGAGCATTGATGTCTGAGGACAATCTGAGCCATGCTGAATAAAGCAAGGATTCATACACAGTAACATGAGGAGAGTGGATGTCGTTTTGCTCACAGTATCCTGAAATTCTTGCAAATGTTTCTTGCTTCTTCTGATACCCAGAGATTGTGATGTTCCCTCCAACATATCCTCCAGTTTTTCTACCAGCAAGTACATCCATCAGAGTTGTTTTGCCTGCTCCGGTAACACCCATTAGAGCAGTGAGAACACCTGGCCTAAAGGAGCCAGTGACACCCTTCAAAAGAACCAATTTATTCTCAACAATTCCTTGGTTCCTCATTTCCTGCAagtatttgataatttttaattCACAATTTATGCATGAGTTTTCAAAATGGTTTAATTCTGTTTCTATATTACCTGTGGCATGTCCACAGCATATGTTACTTCATCAAAGGTGATAGAATGTGGTTCAAAAGGAAGAACCATTCCTCTATAGCTAGAGGGAAAAGCATGGGAAGATGTATTTCCACATATACTTTCGCCATTTCTCACTGTGAAGTAGTTCTAGCGTTATCCACTAAACGAAATGTGAATTGGTAATGAACTATTAGAAATCTAGAGTTGACTATGTTATCTTCTGTTAAGAGAAGTACCTTTAGTTGAGTGACCAGTGAAGTTATATTTTATGTATCTCATAACATTAGTTCCTTTATTACTACCACCATTTTGCTCATTGTTTTCAAGTTCTTCGGATATAAAGGCCTGTTTATTCCCAGGTGCtgcaaaatcaattttatcatATTAATAGATAGATTTTCCTTATATGGTGTATTGAATATTTAAGCTGAAGACCCTCACTGCTCAAATACGTAAGAGCAAGGATGTAGCCAAAGTTGAAAAGTAATGTATATCCAATCAAAACCAGAACGCCTATCCAAAACCAATATGATTGGATGAAGAATCCCCGTGATTTCAAAACTTCGACTCCAAGAGGCTCCGAAGAGTTAGGTAGAAcctatcataaaaaaatatgttttaaatatcataatatttatattgtaaAGAAGGCATAGaggtatatattatttaaacttacaTAGTAAAGAAGGCATACaggtatatattatttaaacttacaTGTCTCCATCTCTCCGCAAGGAACTCGTTATTTACCATAGCATTCTGTCCATACATCATAGGTGATATCCAGAAGCCCCATAACCaccatttttttatgttgtcTGGAATCATAAAGAAGACACAAGTGAATTGTTAGTGTAGAACAGAACATAGTGGAAAGTATGTGATTGGTCTATTTCGTACCCATGGTACCTTTTGATAGGATAAAACCACTCATAGCAAAAAGGATGGTCAGTATAAATGACCCAAGTGTGAAAGCTGCTTTCAATTCCCTCCCAACTCCTGCAAGAAATCGGAATAATGCGGAAGACATCTGGTTCACTAGTAAAAGAACAAGGTATTGTCTAAAAAATCTGCATTATGTAGACATTAAATGcatgtcattttttatttgcaTGGTTGAAGTAGAAAATGAGACTTGCAGGGTTGAGTATGTGGAAAAAAAAGTTCTTTTTACCTTCCAATATTTGGATCAAATCCAATGACATAGTAGGTTAGGAATAGCCACACAGCAACTTCTAGAAAAGTTATAGGGATTTTTAGGATCCATGCAGGAAGAGCATATGCCCATGAAGGAAAAAACAGATTATCCCTTTGCTTGTAGAAAATAGGAAGCTTTAAAACGACCATGGCAAGTTCAGGAAATTCATTGAACATCATCACAAAAAGACCATAGAACAATGCACCAACATATATCCCACCATCAGTCACTGAGTCTCTACGCATCTCAGTCCGGAGGAAGATTGTCATGTTAATAAATGCCATTACAGCAAGCTAAATGGAGGGAGAAGCTATGAGTAAAACAATAATAGTATTAGATGACACGAGAATAAAATGAACCATTATAATTTCCAAACCTACTTGGGTCAGCCTGAAGGTGTAAACAAATGAATTACGCTTCATAAGTAAATAATCTCTTAATAAGCAAGCTTTTAACAGTTCCCATTTCCCCACTCCAAACTTTTTGGTTGTCAAAGAAGCTGGGTGACTTTTAGACTTGTCAAATTCACTATCAAGTTCTTCTCGAAGGCTTCTCC from Phaseolus vulgaris cultivar G19833 chromosome 1, P. vulgaris v2.0, whole genome shotgun sequence carries:
- the LOC137814340 gene encoding pleiotropic drug resistance protein 1-like isoform X1 encodes the protein MEGAGSFRNGSSSISRDSDADIFSNSFHKEDDEEALKWAAIQKLPTVSRMRKALFTSPEGQVNEIDVHKLGLQERRALLERLIRTSEEDNEKFLLKLRERIDRAGIDLPTIEVRFENLNVEAEASVGTRALPTFANFMVNIVEGMLNSLHILQSRKQHIHILQDVSGIIKPGRMTLLLGPPCSGKTTLLLALAARLDPKLKFSGKVTYNGHGMDEFVPQRTAAYVNQNDLHIPELTVRETLAFSARVQGVGTRYDLLAELSRREKEANIMPDPDIDVYMKAVATEGQKANLITDYVLRILGLETCADTVVGNTMLRGISGGQKKRLTTGEMLVGPDKALFMDEISTGLDSSTTFQIVNSLKHCVHILKGTTVISLLQPAPETYNLFDDIILLSDSHIVYQGPREYVLEFFESMGFQCPERKGVADFLQEVTSRKDQEQYWAHKDQPYRFVRAKEFSEALKSFHVGRSLREELDSEFDKSKSHPASLTTKKFGVGKWELLKACLLRDYLLMKRNSFVYTFRLTQLAVMAFINMTIFLRTEMRRDSVTDGGIYVGALFYGLFVMMFNEFPELAMVVLKLPIFYKQRDNLFFPSWAYALPAWILKIPITFLEVAVWLFLTYYVIGFDPNIGRFFRQYLVLLLVNQMSSALFRFLAGVGRELKAAFTLGSFILTILFAMSGFILSKDNIKKWWLWGFWISPMMYGQNAMVNNEFLAERWRHVLPNSSEPLGVEVLKSRGFFIQSYWFWIGVLVLIGYTLLFNFGYILALTYLSTPGNKQAFISEELENNEQNGGSNKGTNVMRYIKYNFTGHSTKVRNGESICGNTSSHAFPSSYRGMVLPFEPHSITFDEVTYAVDMPQEMRNQGIVENKLVLLKGVTGSFRPGVLTALMGVTGAGKTTLMDVLAGRKTGGYVGGNITISGYQKKQETFARISGYCEQNDIHSPHVTVYESLLYSAWLRLSSDINAQTRKMFIEEVMELVELKPLRHALVGLPGVNGLSIEQRKRLTIAVELVANPSIIFMDEPTSGLDARAAAIVMRTVRNTVDTGRTVVCTIHQPSIDIFESFDELFLMKQGGQEIYVGPLGLHSSNLITYFEEIQGIGKIKDGYNPATWMLEITSSAKEMELGIDFAEVYKNSELYRRTKVLVTEFSTPSPGSKDLYFPSQYSTSFFTQCMACLWKQHWSYWHNPQYTALRFLYSTIVAVLLGSMFWNLGSNIEKQQDLFNAMGSMYATVLLLGVKNSNSVQSVVAVERTVFYRERAAGMYSAFPYAFAQVLIEVPYVLGQAVAYSIIIYAMIGYEWTVAKFFWCLFFMYFTFLYFTYYGMMAVAVTPNQHISAIVSAGFYAVWNIFSGFIVPRPRIPVWWRWYSWANPISWSLYGLVASQYGDIKQSIESSDGTTTVEGFVRSYFGFKHDFLGVVAAVMVAFTVVFALVFAISVKMFNFQRR